One part of the Burkholderia vietnamiensis LMG 10929 genome encodes these proteins:
- a CDS encoding LPD7 domain-containing protein produces MALRTFANDADPVINVIEQDLTASGGGPAALDERQGRLESAALAAVSARRRREFDAARARLREQAIRDDATTRSRAQTRPPSGTQADMSLTSAPLDQLPERVRKRYLRAGNQYFLKEAPYQLAFEDLGSYLVTEHNRPDVVESMIDMAHAKSWRRIRVSGHEMFRSEAWFQGTLLGIDVNGYAPKAADLARLTEARQARLDNRIEVVEQIDAPTAASAAARTDNPPVISTVPRAGVGTNSDRKSPSTSVLASMSELPIRDGGRTAENDEADIPRKYVGELLEHGAAPYQHNPARSGSYYVVFRDEAAVDQVVWGVDLERAVREANAQIGQQVTLENLGKRLVTVRLPILNDEGSVIGEEEKLVHRNTWQVESVQRDHDVAVSNKPDYPQVEQAGSTDSLGVPVDETAPHNIRDARYWSRQRALHVAVLTAAMREQGFSERSVTRVRQHAERMLEALRREGIPVPTPKVFDPNAPSGRDRRKHQVPERMPASELERTPAEPPQSAPSR; encoded by the coding sequence ATGGCTCTGAGGACTTTCGCGAACGACGCCGATCCAGTTATCAACGTGATCGAACAGGATTTGACGGCCAGCGGTGGAGGACCGGCTGCGTTGGACGAACGCCAGGGCAGGCTGGAATCAGCTGCGCTAGCAGCCGTATCGGCCCGGCGCAGACGTGAGTTTGATGCCGCCCGGGCGAGATTGCGGGAGCAAGCGATCCGCGACGATGCGACCACACGGTCGAGGGCTCAGACTCGCCCGCCGAGCGGGACTCAGGCCGACATGAGTTTGACGAGTGCGCCGCTTGACCAGTTGCCCGAACGTGTGCGCAAGCGTTACCTGCGCGCGGGCAACCAGTATTTCCTAAAGGAGGCGCCGTATCAGCTTGCATTTGAAGATTTAGGGTCATACCTCGTAACTGAGCACAACCGGCCGGATGTGGTCGAGTCGATGATTGACATGGCGCATGCAAAATCGTGGCGGCGCATTCGTGTGTCGGGCCACGAAATGTTTCGTAGCGAGGCGTGGTTCCAGGGCACGCTGCTCGGCATTGACGTGAACGGCTACGCGCCCAAAGCGGCAGATCTGGCGCGCCTGACGGAGGCGCGGCAAGCGCGGTTGGACAACCGCATCGAGGTGGTCGAGCAAATCGACGCGCCGACGGCCGCGAGCGCGGCGGCTCGTACAGATAATCCGCCTGTGATTTCAACTGTACCCCGAGCCGGCGTAGGCACGAATAGCGACCGAAAATCTCCATCCACATCGGTCCTTGCGTCGATGTCTGAACTGCCTATTCGCGATGGCGGCCGTACCGCTGAAAACGACGAGGCCGATATCCCTCGGAAATACGTCGGAGAGCTGCTCGAGCATGGCGCGGCCCCATATCAGCACAATCCCGCGCGCAGCGGCTCGTACTACGTGGTATTTCGCGACGAGGCGGCCGTCGATCAGGTCGTGTGGGGTGTCGATCTCGAGCGTGCGGTGCGGGAGGCGAATGCCCAGATCGGGCAGCAGGTGACACTCGAAAATCTCGGCAAACGCCTCGTCACCGTGCGATTGCCGATTTTGAATGACGAAGGGAGCGTGATAGGTGAAGAGGAGAAGCTCGTTCATCGAAATACTTGGCAGGTAGAGAGCGTGCAGCGGGACCATGACGTTGCAGTCTCGAACAAGCCGGACTATCCGCAGGTTGAGCAAGCTGGATCTACAGATTCACTCGGTGTTCCAGTCGACGAGACAGCACCGCACAATATCCGCGATGCGCGCTATTGGTCCAGGCAACGGGCATTGCATGTAGCCGTGCTCACGGCGGCCATGCGAGAACAGGGTTTTAGCGAGCGCTCCGTTACCCGAGTTCGGCAGCACGCTGAACGCATGCTCGAGGCATTGCGGCGCGAGGGCATTCCGGTGCCTACGCCGAAAGTATTCGATCCGAACGCGCCGTCGGGCCGGGATCGGCGTAAGCATCAGGTGCCGGAGCGCATGCCTGCCAGCGAGCTCGAGCGCACACCAGCCGAGCCGCCGCAATCAGCACCGTCTCGCTGA
- a CDS encoding protein mobD, with protein MATENPPIYMVGGSKGGVGKSFVTLALVDYLRRTEVNVVLVETDTSNPDVMKAVHDEIVCGSCDLDDVSGWIDFVNFCDAHRDATVVVNTAARSQAGVAQYGGTLASTLDELARRLVVLWVINRQRDSLELLLRFGATFPNALTHVVRNGYFGPPEKFTLYRDSQLRKAVEAQGQSLDFPDLADRVADELRSQRLSVHKAAETMHIGERAELLRWRAVCSTMFARVTTHA; from the coding sequence ATGGCGACGGAAAATCCCCCTATCTATATGGTCGGCGGCAGCAAGGGCGGTGTTGGTAAGAGTTTCGTGACGCTGGCGCTGGTCGATTATCTTCGACGCACGGAGGTCAATGTCGTGCTGGTAGAAACGGACACGTCCAACCCCGATGTCATGAAGGCGGTCCACGACGAGATCGTATGCGGGTCGTGTGATCTGGACGACGTTAGCGGCTGGATTGACTTCGTCAATTTTTGCGATGCGCACCGGGATGCGACGGTTGTCGTCAACACGGCGGCTCGGAGCCAGGCGGGCGTTGCGCAGTACGGCGGGACGCTCGCCAGCACACTTGATGAACTGGCCCGGCGTCTCGTTGTGTTGTGGGTCATCAACCGGCAGCGCGACAGCCTTGAATTGCTTCTCAGGTTCGGTGCGACGTTTCCGAATGCGCTCACGCACGTCGTACGCAACGGCTATTTTGGGCCGCCCGAGAAATTCACTCTGTACCGGGATTCGCAATTGAGAAAGGCGGTCGAGGCTCAGGGCCAGTCACTGGATTTTCCCGATCTTGCCGATCGCGTCGCGGACGAACTGCGCAGCCAGCGTCTGTCGGTACACAAGGCGGCGGAAACGATGCATATTGGCGAGCGGGCGGAACTGCTGCGCTGGCGCGCAGTGTGCAGCACGATGTTCGCCAGGGTGACGACTCATGCGTAA
- a CDS encoding plasmid stabilization protein: MVVRERLCVELGEIRVRWEYWCARRGVTAGEGVRQLIATAVRDNAADGSGTTIWRLPRPVVGEPRHRIEIRLTNAELNAVERCAAAIGLRSNRWIVSLVRAQLTREPQLGVSELNALSISNQRLAEISRLLGELARADENELVRRDLVSESAELQKRIDEHLRTAAAIMRANLDRWSR, from the coding sequence GTGGTCGTGCGCGAGCGCTTGTGCGTCGAACTCGGGGAAATCAGGGTGCGCTGGGAATACTGGTGTGCTCGCCGAGGTGTGACGGCGGGCGAGGGCGTGCGTCAGTTGATCGCAACGGCTGTACGTGACAATGCGGCAGACGGATCCGGCACGACCATATGGCGCTTGCCTCGACCGGTGGTTGGAGAGCCGCGTCATCGCATCGAAATCCGACTGACCAATGCGGAGCTGAATGCGGTCGAGCGGTGCGCCGCAGCAATAGGTCTGCGCAGTAATCGCTGGATCGTGTCGTTGGTTCGGGCGCAATTGACCCGGGAACCGCAATTGGGCGTGTCCGAATTGAATGCGCTCTCCATATCGAACCAACGACTTGCTGAGATCAGCCGTTTGTTGGGCGAACTTGCACGTGCCGACGAAAACGAACTTGTGCGTCGAGATCTGGTGTCCGAATCGGCAGAATTGCAAAAGCGTATTGACGAACACCTGCGTACGGCAGCTGCGATCATGCGCGCGAACCTCGATCGATGGAGCCGCTGA
- a CDS encoding relaxase/mobilization nuclease domain-containing protein, with translation MSYPKIYIDAMLVNWGDRLFHDPLRHAQASRLSHVGIRDAAARMRAQIARTLRRAPEVMVKITNQAASAQGMGAVRRHLRYISRNGRIELEDQNGACIEGKDALSDLAKTWQFGGWGIPEASTRRETFNILLSMPPGTDRKAVRDAARDFAALEFGDGRAYVFAAHNDEAHPHVHLSVQVRGPNGHRLNPRHKDLQRWRERFAEKLRQHGVEANATPRRVRGVTQRYPKQPVVHMVERGEMPRYWRSMPTDAQRDAVWVAQGGAFTAWRSMAYAMARSGVREDRAMAVEMAYFVGSMPVQRDRTMAGRARREMPDRQMPDTVERSGGARHDVER, from the coding sequence ATGTCATATCCGAAAATCTACATCGATGCGATGCTCGTGAACTGGGGCGACCGCCTGTTTCATGATCCGCTGCGACATGCGCAGGCATCGCGACTCTCACATGTGGGCATTCGCGACGCTGCCGCTCGCATGCGTGCGCAGATCGCCCGCACGCTCAGACGCGCTCCGGAAGTCATGGTCAAGATTACCAACCAGGCGGCGAGTGCACAGGGCATGGGAGCTGTACGTCGACATCTGCGCTATATCTCTCGCAACGGCCGGATCGAACTGGAGGATCAAAACGGTGCCTGTATTGAAGGCAAGGATGCGCTAAGCGATCTCGCGAAGACCTGGCAATTCGGCGGTTGGGGTATCCCCGAGGCCAGCACGCGCCGCGAGACTTTCAACATCCTGCTGTCGATGCCACCCGGAACGGATCGGAAGGCAGTTCGCGATGCGGCTCGGGATTTCGCGGCGCTTGAGTTCGGTGATGGCCGGGCGTACGTTTTCGCTGCGCACAATGACGAAGCTCATCCGCACGTGCATCTGAGCGTACAGGTACGTGGTCCGAATGGGCATCGTCTGAATCCACGCCATAAGGATCTTCAGCGATGGCGGGAGCGTTTTGCGGAGAAACTGCGTCAGCACGGTGTCGAGGCGAATGCGACGCCTCGACGTGTGCGCGGCGTGACGCAGCGCTACCCGAAGCAGCCCGTCGTCCATATGGTCGAGCGTGGAGAAATGCCGAGGTACTGGAGATCGATGCCGACCGATGCTCAGCGCGATGCAGTATGGGTCGCGCAAGGTGGCGCATTTACCGCCTGGCGATCAATGGCCTATGCAATGGCGAGGTCGGGTGTCCGTGAGGATCGGGCAATGGCCGTTGAGATGGCGTACTTCGTCGGGTCCATGCCGGTGCAACGAGATCGAACAATGGCAGGGCGTGCGAGGCGCGAGATGCCGGATCGACAGATGCCAGATACTGTCGAGCGTTCCGGTGGCGCCAGGCACGATGTGGAACGCTAA